A stretch of Terriglobales bacterium DNA encodes these proteins:
- a CDS encoding sodium:solute symporter family protein → MQLTWLDWSAIVGYLAITILMGLYFRRRSGSSLEEYFVSGRSVSWWLAGTSMVATTFSADTPLLVTGLVYTQGIAGNWLWWSFLLSGMMTVFLFARLWRRSGLLTDVQFAEMRYSGKPAAFLRGFRAVYIGLLMNCLILGWVTKAMISIVSVVMGVSEHTALAICIFIIVPFTGLYVAIGGLWGVLWTDLFQFILKMGVVIAVAYYGVSAAGGMHALLSKLKLAQPPASGIAHGNPLKFFPDFANGLTGQTWWTLPVITLLIYLGVQWWAFWYPGAEPGGGGYIAQRIFSAKNEREGLLSVLWFNIAHYAIRPWPWILVGLVAIVLYPNLDASAVGRHPEDGYMLVLTHYLPASLRGLAVAGFLAAFMSTIATQLNWGASYLVADFYKRFIKPEGSQKHYVVASRVVTVFLVICAAFVAAQLASIQAGWQWVLELSAGTGAVYLLRWYWWRINAWSEITAMIVALVTSLLLRFANPFTGNAPVLFAKTAGTTTVVTTIAWIVVTYLTKPVSQEVLVTFYRHVRPDVRGWKHIAAIAHDIKPTRDLGRNLGLWLLGCAMVYSFLFGSGYAILGQAVRGTVLLIVGTICLVLLLKQLRSFVAEPEPERRHVETAAFISH, encoded by the coding sequence ATGCAACTCACCTGGCTTGATTGGTCGGCAATCGTCGGCTATCTCGCGATCACGATTCTCATGGGGCTGTACTTCCGCCGCCGTTCCGGCAGCAGCCTGGAAGAGTACTTCGTCTCTGGGCGCTCGGTCTCATGGTGGCTGGCGGGAACATCGATGGTTGCAACTACCTTCTCCGCCGACACGCCGCTTCTCGTCACGGGACTTGTATACACGCAAGGCATCGCCGGCAACTGGCTGTGGTGGTCGTTCCTGCTTTCAGGAATGATGACCGTGTTCCTCTTCGCTCGACTCTGGCGACGATCGGGCCTGCTCACAGACGTTCAATTCGCGGAGATGCGGTATTCCGGCAAGCCAGCCGCGTTTCTGCGAGGATTTCGCGCCGTCTACATCGGCCTGCTGATGAACTGCCTGATTCTTGGCTGGGTGACGAAGGCGATGATCAGCATTGTGAGCGTCGTCATGGGGGTGAGCGAGCACACAGCACTGGCGATTTGCATTTTTATCATCGTTCCCTTTACGGGTCTCTACGTTGCCATCGGCGGACTCTGGGGCGTGCTGTGGACCGACTTATTCCAGTTCATTCTCAAAATGGGAGTGGTGATTGCCGTCGCTTACTACGGAGTCAGTGCCGCCGGTGGCATGCACGCTTTACTCAGCAAATTGAAACTGGCGCAACCTCCTGCTTCCGGCATTGCACACGGCAATCCGCTCAAATTCTTCCCAGACTTCGCTAATGGACTCACTGGACAAACCTGGTGGACTCTTCCAGTCATTACGCTGCTGATCTACCTGGGCGTGCAATGGTGGGCATTCTGGTACCCCGGTGCTGAGCCTGGCGGCGGAGGATACATCGCGCAGCGCATCTTCAGCGCTAAGAACGAACGCGAAGGATTGCTCTCGGTTCTCTGGTTCAACATCGCACATTACGCGATTCGTCCGTGGCCGTGGATTCTGGTCGGACTGGTTGCGATTGTGCTGTATCCGAATCTGGATGCCTCTGCGGTCGGCCGTCATCCGGAAGACGGATACATGCTGGTGCTCACGCATTACTTGCCGGCTTCGTTACGCGGACTCGCAGTCGCCGGATTCCTTGCAGCGTTCATGTCGACGATTGCCACGCAGCTCAACTGGGGAGCGTCCTATCTTGTAGCTGACTTCTACAAGCGCTTTATCAAGCCGGAAGGATCGCAGAAACACTATGTTGTCGCATCACGGGTAGTCACGGTCTTCCTGGTGATCTGCGCAGCTTTCGTTGCGGCGCAGCTTGCTTCGATTCAGGCTGGATGGCAATGGGTTCTTGAACTCAGCGCGGGCACAGGCGCGGTCTATCTCCTACGCTGGTATTGGTGGCGCATCAATGCCTGGAGCGAGATCACGGCGATGATCGTCGCCCTCGTCACTTCCCTGCTGCTGCGCTTTGCGAATCCCTTTACCGGCAATGCGCCGGTGCTATTCGCGAAGACTGCCGGCACTACAACGGTCGTGACCACCATCGCCTGGATCGTTGTTACGTATTTGACCAAGCCGGTGAGTCAGGAAGTTCTTGTGACTTTCTACCGGCACGTTCGTCCAGACGTGCGCGGGTGGAAGCACATCGCGGCCATCGCACACGACATAAAGCCCACGCGCGATCTCGGACGCAACCTCGGTCTTTGGCTCCTCGGTTGCGCGATGGTGTACTCGTTCCTTTTCGGATCCGGTTACGCGATTCTCGGACAGGCAGTTCGAGGAACGGTGCTGCTCATCGTCGGTACGATTTGTCTTGTGCTGTTGCTGAAACAATTGCGCTCGTTTGTAGCTGAGCCTGAGCCGGAACGCAGACACGTTGAGACGGCTGCGTTCATCAGCCACTAA
- the ahcY gene encoding adenosylhomocysteinase, producing MATAIATQVPFDVKSMELADQGKRRIEWANQSMPVLQSIRKEFIKNQPLKGIRISACLHVTTETANLAITLRDGGADVVLCASNPLSTQDDVAASLVRDYNISTFAIKGEDNDSYYSHILSALDHKPHLTMDDGADLVTTALTKRQDVVDGIIAGTEETTTGVIRLRAMAKEGALRYPIIAVNDAETKHMFDNRYGTGQSTIDGVIRCTNTLLAGSKFVIAGYGWCGRGLASRAKGMGADVIVTEIDPTKALEAVMDGFRVMSMADAAKIGDVFVTVTGNKNVIAREHFEVMKNGAVVANSGHFNVEIDIPALEKLSSSKRPTRDFVDEYAMKDGRKIYLLGEGRLINLAAAEGHPASVMDMSFANQALSCEYLVKNYKSLEKKVFAVPVELDKRVARLKLEAMGIKIDKLTPQQEEYLASWSEGT from the coding sequence ATGGCTACAGCAATCGCAACCCAAGTTCCTTTCGACGTGAAAAGCATGGAGCTTGCCGATCAGGGCAAGCGACGCATCGAGTGGGCCAATCAATCGATGCCCGTGCTGCAAAGCATCCGCAAAGAGTTCATCAAGAATCAGCCGCTGAAAGGCATTCGCATTTCGGCTTGCCTGCACGTGACAACGGAGACCGCGAACCTCGCAATTACGCTGCGCGACGGGGGAGCCGACGTCGTTCTCTGCGCGTCAAACCCGCTGAGCACGCAGGACGATGTGGCAGCCTCGCTGGTGCGCGACTACAACATCTCGACCTTCGCGATTAAAGGCGAAGACAACGATTCCTACTACTCGCACATCCTCAGCGCGCTCGATCACAAGCCGCACCTCACGATGGACGATGGCGCCGATCTCGTCACGACAGCCTTGACCAAGCGTCAGGATGTGGTGGACGGAATCATTGCGGGCACCGAAGAAACTACGACGGGTGTGATTCGACTACGCGCGATGGCGAAAGAAGGCGCGCTGCGGTATCCGATCATCGCCGTGAACGATGCCGAAACCAAGCACATGTTCGACAATCGCTACGGCACCGGACAGTCCACGATCGATGGCGTGATCCGCTGCACCAACACGCTGCTCGCCGGTTCCAAGTTCGTCATCGCCGGCTACGGATGGTGCGGACGCGGTCTGGCATCCCGCGCAAAGGGCATGGGCGCGGACGTGATCGTAACGGAAATCGATCCGACCAAGGCGCTCGAAGCCGTTATGGATGGCTTCCGTGTGATGTCGATGGCGGATGCCGCCAAAATCGGCGATGTCTTCGTGACCGTTACCGGCAACAAGAACGTGATCGCCCGCGAGCACTTTGAAGTGATGAAGAACGGCGCCGTCGTCGCCAACTCCGGACATTTCAACGTCGAGATCGATATTCCCGCTTTGGAAAAGCTCTCTTCTTCGAAGCGCCCAACCCGTGACTTCGTCGACGAGTACGCGATGAAGGACGGACGCAAGATCTATCTGCTGGGCGAAGGCCGACTGATCAATCTTGCCGCTGCCGAAGGCCATCCGGCTTCGGTGATGGACATGAGCTTCGCCAATCAGGCGCTCTCCTGCGAGTACCTGGTGAAGAACTACAAATCTCTCGAAAAGAAAGTCTTCGCGGTACCGGTGGAACTCGACAAGCGCGTAGCCCGCTTGAAGCTCGAAGCCATGGGCATCAAGATCGACAAGCTCACGCCGCAGCAGGAAGAGTACCTCGCAAGCTGGAGCGAAGGGACATAG
- the metK gene encoding methionine adenosyltransferase, with the protein MSSRNRFLFTSESVTEGHPDKIADQISDAILDACLEHDQYSRVACETLLTTGLAFIAGEITTKAYVDFPSIVRGTVTAVGYTDASFGFDSQTCSVISSIHEQSPDIAMGVDPGGAGDQGMMFGYATNENDDYMPTPISLAHKLTRRLSDVRKNGSLDFLRPDGKSQVTVEYDANHKPVRVDAVVISTQHSETVDNRRLRSEVLEQVIQAAIPEHLLDADTKYHINPTGRFVVGGPMGDTGLTGRKIIVDTYGGMGRHGGGAFSGKDPTKVDRSACYMARYIAKNIVAAGLADRCEVQLAYAIGIADPVSVLVQTFGTGKLPESQIENLVREHFKLTPKGIIESLNLRRPIYKKTAAYGHFGRKESEFTWEATDKAAALKGAAASGKSAAIAK; encoded by the coding sequence TTGTCTTCGCGTAATCGTTTCCTATTCACCTCTGAGTCGGTGACGGAAGGTCATCCCGACAAGATCGCCGACCAGATCTCCGACGCGATTCTCGATGCTTGTCTCGAGCACGATCAATACAGCCGCGTTGCCTGCGAAACGCTGTTGACCACCGGATTGGCATTCATCGCCGGTGAGATCACAACTAAAGCTTATGTCGACTTTCCTTCTATCGTGCGGGGCACCGTGACAGCGGTGGGCTATACCGACGCGTCATTCGGCTTCGATTCGCAGACCTGTTCTGTCATCTCGTCGATCCACGAGCAGTCGCCGGATATCGCGATGGGAGTCGATCCCGGCGGCGCCGGGGATCAAGGCATGATGTTTGGATACGCCACCAATGAGAACGACGACTACATGCCGACGCCGATCTCACTGGCCCACAAGCTCACCCGCCGCCTCTCTGATGTTCGCAAAAACGGTTCTCTCGATTTCCTCCGACCCGACGGCAAATCCCAGGTCACAGTCGAATACGACGCCAATCATAAGCCGGTCCGCGTAGACGCGGTGGTGATCTCCACGCAGCATTCCGAGACGGTCGACAATCGCCGCCTTCGCTCCGAGGTTCTGGAGCAGGTGATCCAGGCTGCCATTCCCGAGCATCTTCTCGATGCCGATACCAAGTACCACATCAATCCCACCGGACGCTTTGTAGTCGGTGGACCAATGGGAGACACCGGACTCACAGGACGCAAGATCATCGTCGATACCTACGGCGGCATGGGTCGCCACGGCGGCGGCGCATTCTCGGGCAAGGATCCGACAAAGGTTGATCGTTCGGCCTGCTACATGGCGCGTTACATCGCCAAAAACATCGTGGCTGCCGGCCTCGCCGATCGTTGCGAAGTGCAGTTGGCGTATGCGATCGGCATTGCTGATCCAGTCAGCGTGCTCGTGCAGACCTTCGGAACCGGTAAGCTGCCGGAGTCCCAAATCGAGAATCTCGTGCGCGAACACTTCAAGCTCACGCCTAAAGGGATCATCGAATCGCTGAATCTGCGCCGTCCGATTTACAAGAAGACCGCCGCATACGGCCATTTCGGACGCAAGGAATCAGAATTCACATGGGAGGCGACCGACAAGGCCGCAGCTCTTAAGGGCGCTGCAGCTTCGGGAAAGAGCGCTGCAATCGCAAAATAG
- a CDS encoding RodZ domain-containing protein translates to MSGFGERLRRQREMRGVSLEEISKSTKIGTRSLKAIEDEDFEKLPGGIFNKGFVRAYARFLGLDEEQIVGDFEEAWNAYEAERTPQVFAVPEEETRPSSSGWGWISVLVIVFAGIGGWYGYQRMHAPGAVAPQVVAPQTSQPDTSTSSSASDINQNHPAVQVPSAPASEPVQNGKANQSPTANQSMPEPKTTVSGTSAEVSPSKSPVSTAAPAKSQPAAIRLQVFAREDSWLSVSADGKDLGQGILTAQKTRSIRAQKEVRLKIGNLGGVEISFNGQPVNLDGQPNEVKELTFTAEGLQR, encoded by the coding sequence ATGAGTGGCTTTGGCGAGCGGCTTCGGCGACAGCGCGAAATGCGCGGCGTTTCGCTTGAGGAAATCTCAAAATCCACCAAAATCGGCACTCGATCGCTCAAAGCCATCGAGGATGAGGACTTTGAGAAGCTGCCTGGCGGCATTTTCAACAAAGGCTTCGTCCGCGCCTATGCGCGTTTTCTCGGACTCGACGAAGAACAGATTGTCGGAGACTTCGAGGAGGCCTGGAATGCATATGAGGCTGAGCGCACTCCCCAGGTGTTTGCTGTTCCAGAAGAGGAAACCAGGCCCTCGAGTTCGGGCTGGGGTTGGATTTCCGTTCTTGTTATCGTCTTCGCTGGAATTGGTGGATGGTACGGCTATCAGCGCATGCACGCTCCAGGGGCGGTCGCTCCTCAGGTAGTCGCTCCACAGACATCACAGCCGGATACCTCGACGTCCTCTTCGGCTTCCGACATCAATCAGAATCATCCTGCAGTCCAAGTGCCGAGTGCACCTGCTTCGGAGCCGGTTCAAAATGGGAAGGCGAATCAATCGCCGACAGCAAACCAGTCAATGCCAGAGCCGAAGACCACAGTTTCGGGCACATCCGCTGAAGTCAGCCCAAGCAAGTCTCCGGTGTCCACAGCTGCTCCCGCTAAGTCACAGCCGGCGGCGATTCGGTTACAGGTGTTTGCCCGCGAGGATTCATGGTTATCAGTTTCTGCGGACGGCAAGGATCTCGGACAGGGAATTCTGACCGCGCAGAAGACGCGATCAATCCGCGCGCAGAAGGAAGTACGGCTGAAAATCGGGAACCTCGGAGGAGTTGAAATCTCGTTTAACGGCCAGCCAGTGAACCTGGACGGGCAGCCGAACGAAGTCAAAGAGCTCACCTTTACCGCCGAAGGCCTCCAACGCTAG
- a CDS encoding sensor domain-containing diguanylate cyclase: MTEATATDRKRQMEEISIFHDVAKALTSSLNLDSILQTIMEKMAVFFRPDTWSLLMVDEQKDELYFAIAVGDAADALKSIRLKVGEGIAGWVAKHGESLLVPDVYNDPRFAKRIDEMTKWQTRSIICVPLKSKHRVLGVIQLINCAMESFSDNEMFFLHALCDYAAIAIENARAVEKIQELTITDDCTGLYNARHLYKTLEAEVYRSHRFNYEFSVVFIDLDHFKQVNDTHGHLIGSKLLAEIGYTIKSHLRLIDYAFRYGGDEFVVLLPQTGKDSAMVVALRLLNVLRSSTFLEEEKLNLNVRASMGVATYPEDAKSAHEIIRQADEMMYMVKNSTRDNIAVAQQGMLQ; the protein is encoded by the coding sequence ATGACTGAGGCCACCGCTACCGACCGCAAACGGCAGATGGAAGAGATCAGCATCTTCCATGATGTCGCCAAAGCCCTCACGTCTTCGCTGAACCTCGATTCTATTCTGCAAACCATCATGGAGAAGATGGCCGTCTTCTTCCGGCCCGACACTTGGTCGCTCCTGATGGTCGATGAGCAAAAAGACGAGCTCTACTTCGCCATAGCGGTTGGCGACGCGGCCGACGCGCTCAAGAGCATCCGTCTCAAAGTGGGAGAAGGCATCGCCGGATGGGTCGCGAAACACGGCGAGTCGCTCCTCGTTCCGGATGTCTACAACGATCCTCGTTTCGCCAAGCGCATCGATGAAATGACCAAGTGGCAGACGCGCTCGATCATCTGCGTGCCGCTCAAATCGAAGCATCGCGTGCTCGGCGTGATCCAACTCATCAACTGCGCCATGGAGAGCTTCTCCGACAACGAGATGTTCTTTCTGCACGCGCTTTGCGACTACGCGGCAATTGCTATTGAAAACGCGCGCGCAGTCGAGAAGATCCAGGAACTCACGATCACCGACGATTGCACCGGCCTCTACAACGCACGACATCTGTACAAGACGCTCGAAGCTGAGGTCTATCGCTCGCATCGCTTCAACTACGAGTTCAGCGTCGTCTTCATCGACCTCGATCATTTCAAGCAGGTCAACGACACGCACGGGCACCTGATCGGCAGCAAGCTGCTGGCCGAGATCGGCTACACCATCAAGAGCCACCTGCGCCTGATCGACTACGCTTTCCGCTACGGCGGCGACGAATTCGTCGTGCTCCTTCCCCAAACGGGAAAAGATTCGGCGATGGTGGTAGCCCTGCGTTTGCTCAACGTTCTACGCAGCTCCACGTTCCTCGAAGAAGAAAAGCTGAACCTCAACGTGCGCGCCAGCATGGGCGTTGCCACCTACCCCGAAGACGCGAAGAGCGCGCACGAAATCATTCGTCAGGCCGACGAGATGATGTACATGGTCAAGAACTCCACCCGCGATAACATCGCCGTCGCCCAGCAGGGCATGCTGCAGTAA